From a single Budorcas taxicolor isolate Tak-1 chromosome X, Takin1.1, whole genome shotgun sequence genomic region:
- the LOC128069631 gene encoding LOW QUALITY PROTEIN: uncharacterized protein LOC128069631 (The sequence of the model RefSeq protein was modified relative to this genomic sequence to represent the inferred CDS: substituted 1 base at 1 genomic stop codon), whose amino-acid sequence MPRGQKSKLRARERRQQAQVEPQNPVGAQAIVGVGKELPSSFSSCKAISXSSLIAWSYCNPQGLQTATNTESIQRGHIDEKVVIMVYYLLYKYNLKEPISKVEMLREVIQMYRSHYLEILQRAAEHMEMIFGLDLKEVDPYRHIYILVNKMEVSCDARLINRIEIPKTGLLMAVLGVIFMQGNCASEERVWQTLNVMGLFNGRKHFIFGEPKKLITKDLVQQKYLEYRQVANSDPPCYEFLWGLRAHAETTKMKVLEFMAKIHNMVPTAFPSLYEEALRDEEERAQARASAKARTAALAKARSSAIASSSSHSKRTPVQAFRHVHQVMGSRGSLVVIFDHVPKEEEKSRWIETTLKVSGNEAFDLRLMVSDQKRKTSRPLFGVKESSLSKGTLNRAHAHTVPAVSPGRPRVGLSNYGRDGSRCPHCLSSCPHSCLLSLICVIMPRGQKSKLRAREKRQQARSEAQHLQDAQASAVEEEEFPFSPTPLLGGNVQSSPASGSDRKSQGSGRAPSTTSAGASCTRSDDGAKSQDEKPSTSQALPSTEFSCRTPLDEKAILLVQFLLRKYNLRESITKEDMIKHVIKKYKKHFTVILKKASELMVLAFGIEVKEVNPTTHCYALVSKFQCTSDGRLRGEEIMPKTGLLMTILCVIFMKGNCATEEDVWEVLNVMGIYAGRKHFIHGEPKKLITKDLVQERYLEYRQVPNSDPPRYEFLWGPRAHAETSKMKVLEFLANIHDTVPSAFPSWYEEALRDEEERARARFAAMLRTSALASVHSGASGQGSFPHL is encoded by the exons ATGCCTCGGGGTCAGAAGAGTAAGCTTCGTGCCCGTGAGAGACGCCAGCAGGCCCAAGTTGAGCCCCAGAATCCGGTAGGTGCTCAGGCCATTGTGGGAGTGGGAAAAGAGttgccttcctctttctcctcttgcaAAGCTATTTCCTAAAGCTCACTTATTGCTTGGTCATATTGCAATCCACAGGGTCTTCAGACAGCCACAAATACTGAGTCCATCCAAAGAGGCCATATAGATGAGAAGGTGGTTATAATGGTGTATTACCTGCTGTATAAGTATAACTTGAAAGAGCCTATTAGCAAGGTGGAAATGCTGAGAGAAGTAATCCAGATGTATAGGAGTCACTACCTTGAGATACTCCAGAGAGCTGCTGAGCACATGGAGATGATCTTTGGCCTTGACCTAAAGGAAGTGGATCCCTACCGGCACATCTACATCCTTGTCAACAAAATGGAAGTAAGCTGCGATGCAAGGCTGATAAATCGGATCGAGATTCCCAAGACAGGCCTGCTGATGGCTGTTCTTGGTGTAATCTTCATGCAGGGCAATTGTGCTAGTGAGGAGCGAGTCTGGCAAACCCTGAATGTGATGGGGTTATTTAACGGGAGGAAGCACTTCATTTTTGGGGAGCCTAAGAAGCTCATTACCAAAGATTTAGTGCAGCAGAAGTACCTAGAGTACCGCCAGGTGGCCAATAGTGATCCTCCATGCTATGAGTTCCTGTGGGGCTTAAGAGCCCACGCCGAAACCACCAAGATGAAAGTGCTAGAGTTTATGGCTAAGATCCATAATATGGTCCCCACTGCCTTCCCATCCTTGTATGAGGAGGCTTTGAGAGATGAGGAAGAGAGAGCCCAAGCTAGAGCTTCAGCCAAGGCTCGTACTGCAGCCCTGGCCAAGGCCCGCTCCAGTGCCATAGCCAGCAGTTCCTCCCACTCCAAAAGA ACACCTGTACAAGCGTTCAGGCATGTTCATCAAGTGATGGGCAGCAGAGGCTCACTAGTTGTGATTTTTGACCATGtaccaaaggaagaagaaaagtctcGGTGGATTGAGACTACTCTAAAG GTCTCAGGAAACGAAGCCTTTGATCTGAGGCTAATGGTCTCAGATCAAAAGCGGAAAACATCTCGGCCTTTATTTGGAGTTAAGGAGAGCAGCCTGAGCAAGGGTACGCTAAACCGGGCACACGCACACACTGTCCCTGCGGTCTCCCCTGGGAGGCCCCGGGTCGGGCTATCAAACTACGGGAGGGACGGGTCTCG gtgCCCTCATTGTCTGTCTTCCTGCCCACACTCCTGCCTGCTGTCCCTGATCTGTGTCATCATGCCTCGGGGGCAAAAGAGTAAGCTCCGTGCCCGTGAGAAACGCCAACAGGCCCGGAGTGAGGCTCAGCATCTCCAAGATGCTCAGGCCTCTGCAGTAGAGGAAGAAGAGTTCCCCTTTTCCCCTACCCCTCTGCTTGGTGGTAATGTCCAGAGCTCCCCTGCTTCTGGGTCAGATAGAAAATCCCAGGGGTCTGGGAGAGCCCCTTCCACTACTTCTGCAGGTGCTTCATGTACCAGATCTGATGATGGTGCTAAGAGCCAAGATGAAAAACCAAGCACCTCCCAGGCATTACCCAGCACTGAGTTTTCCTGTAGAACGCCTCTAGACGAGAAGGCAATTCTGTTGGTGCAATTTCTGCTGCGCAAGTATAATCTGAGAGAGTCCATTACCAAAGAAGATATGATTAAGCATGTCATCAAAAAGTACAAGAAGCACTTCACTGTGATCCTCAAGAAAGCTTCTGAGCTGATGGTGCTGGCCTTTGGCATTGAGGTGAAGGAAGTTAACCCCACCACTCATTGCTATGCCCTTGTCAGCAAATTTCAGTGCACCAGTGATGGCAGACTGCGGGGTGAGGAGATCATGCCCAAGACCGGCCTGCTTATGACCATCCTCTGTGTGATCTTCATGAAGGGCAACTGCGCCACTGAGGAGGATGTCTGGGAGGTGCTCAATGTGATGGGGATATATGCTGGAAGGAAGCACTTCATCCATGGGGAGCCCAAGAAGCTCATCACCAAAGATCTGGTGCAGGAAAGGTATCTGGAATACCGCCAGGTGCCCAACAGTGATCCTCCACGCTATGAGTTCCTGTGGGGCCCGAGAGCCCATGCTGAAACCAGCAAAATGAAAGTTCTTGAATTCTTGGCCAACATTCATGATACGGTCCCCAGTGCCTTCCCATCCTGGTATGAAGAGGCTTTGAGGGATGAAGAAGAGAGAGCCCGAGCCAGATTTGCAGCCATGCTTCGCACCAGTGCCCTGGCCAGTGTGCATTCTGGGGCCAGTGGCCAAGGCAGCTTCCCTCACCTGTAG